The sequence GTGCTGCTCGTGGTCGCGGCGCTTCTGGCCCTCTACCCGCTGATATTCATGGTGTCCGGATCCTTCAAGCGGGTGTCCGAACTCACGTCCCTGCCCCCCACCCTCATCCCGAGAGCATTCGACCCGGGCGGGTACGAGCAGCTGGCAACGACCGGATTCCCCAGGTGGTTCGCCAACAGCATCTTCGTGACGACCCTCCGGGTGAGCCTCACGATCCTGGTGTCGTCGATGGCAGCCTTCGCGTTCGCGGTCTACCGCTTCCCGTTCCGGCGAACGCTGTTCATCATCGTGGTCGGGTCGCTCCTGCTGCCCTTCGAGGTGCTCTACCTGCCACTGCTGTCGCTGATGATCGACCTGGACTGGATGAACACCTACCAGGCCCTGATCCTCCCGTTCGTGGCCAGCGGCTTCTCCGTGTTCGTGATCCACCAGTACATGGTCAGCCTCCCGTCCGAACTCATCCAGGCGGCCCGGGTCGACGGCGCTTCGGAGTGGAGGATCTACTGGAACGTCGCCATGCCGCTAGCGCGACCCATCCTCGGTGCGATCAGCGTGATCCTTTTCATCCAGACCTGGAACAGCTTCTTCTGGCCGCTGATAGTCCTCCAGGACACCGACCTGTTCGTCCTTCCGGTCGGTCTGACAGCCTTGCTCGCGCGAGTGTTTCACGAGCAGGACATGTGGACCGCTGTTCTAGCAGGAAGCACCCTGATGACGATTCCCATGGTGATCGTCTTCCTGGTGATGCAACGCCAACTGGTCGCGGGCCTGACAGAGGGCTTCAAAGCCTGAACTCCAGACCCCCACGGGAGCTACGGAGTTCGGACTAGATGTCGATGTAGGAGCCCGGACCGGCACTCTCCTGGCGCAGCCGCCCCTCACCCCGACCGGTAATTGGCAGGGCCCGGGACGGGCAGGACTATCGGATGCCGACAATCGTTAAGCAGTCCCGGACCCCCCTTTGATCGAGCCCACCCACAGGCTTCACCCATGACGGACGCAGGAGTTGTGCAGTCAGGCGCACCGGATGTCGTCGGGGTCCCATCGGAAGGAGACCGGCGGCTCGCGGGAAATGCGGTCCCTAGTCTCGAGCCACCTGTCCCGCCACTCGTCCGGGCCGATCACAACCGACTCGGGAGCGGACCGGCTCCGGGCGACGAAGCTGGGCGCCCAGTCCCTTCCGGTGGGCGCGCCGACCGGGGAGTAACGGAGGTCGAAACTCCAGCGCAGATCATCGCTCAGGTTCGGCAAGGACGAGTGCACGGTGCGCCGGTGCATGAACAGGACATCGCCCGGATCCATCTCCACCGGGATCGCTCCCGGAGGCACCCGCTCCTCCGGGATGTGCAGCCCCTTGGTCCGCTGCGTGTCAAGGCAGTGCAGGATCAGATCGTCCCGGTGGCTGCCGGGAACCACTACGACGCAACCTGTCTCGACATTGGCCACGGTCAGCGGGATCCAGACCGTGAGTATGTCTGTGGTGTCCCCGGCCTCGTGGACCACGCTCTGATCCTGGTGCCAGACGGTCCGGGAGATCATCGTGTTGAAGAACAGCTCGTCGGGAACCAGGTGCTGGGGCGGCTTCATCCGCGCATGCTGCACCGGATGGACGAGAATCTCGGGGCCTATGAAGCGCTCCACCGCGTCCAGCAATCTCGGGTTGGTGAGCAGGCCGAACACCGCCGGACCGAGGTGAATCGGGGTGTCGACCGTCGTGCGCGCGCCGGGAAGGCAGATGTCCGTGTAGCGGAAGACATCCCCGCGCGTCTCAACGCCCAGGCGCACCACCCTGCGACCGAGAGGCAGGTCGGAGTGACGATCCTCGATCACGCCATCGGCCTCCAGCCGGGCGGATACATCTTCGATGAGAGCGTGGTACTCGTCGAACAGAGGCAGGAGATCCATCGGGGGATCGAGCAGATCCTTCCAGACAACGTAGCCGACTTCGTCGAGGGTCTGCTTACGGGTAGTACCGGTGACGACCATCGGCTGCCTCGTTTCCTGTGGACCGGCGAACGCGCCGCCGCGCTCGGCGTATCCACCATATCCACACTTCTGGACCGTTACGATGGTACTCGTCGCCGTCCGAACGCGGGCGGAATCGACACCGGAGATCTTCGCCGGAGACGCCGGTCCATTACAGGAAGCCATCAACTTGATTCCAGCCTCCACAGCTCGGCACTTGGGCGGTCACCTACACGGCCGGCATAGGGCAGACGTACTTGTGGTCGGCGGCGGAACGGCGGGCTTTGTCGCGGCCACCGCTGCGGCCAGGAACGGCGCCGAAACCATCCTCGTGGAGTACCTGCCCTTCCTGGGCGGAACTCATGGCGGCGGAGCCATGGTGATGGGGACCATCGGCTTCCGGCCCACCGGGGAGAGCAGCCACCGGGTCGACGCGGCCGGCCAGCTCATGGTGGGTGGCATCCCCTTGGAGTACTACGACCGGATGCTGGCGGCGCGAGCCACGTCCGGAGACCCCGGCGATCCCAGCAACGCCTGGCCGAAGGACCTGGAGATCAGCAAGGTCGTCATAGAGGAGATGGTCACCGAAGCCGGGGCGGACATCTGGTTCATGACCCAGCTGGTGGACGTTATCGTCGACGACGGAGCCGTGGTGGGCGCCCTGGTGACCAGGGGAGGCGGGTTGGTCCGAGTCGATACCGGGATCATCATCGACGCCAGCGGTGACGGAGTCGCCGCGGTCCAGGCGGGCGCGGGATACGAGGTGGGACGACCCAGCGACAACAAGGCCGAGGCCGCCACCCTCTACTTCGAGATGGCGGGTATTGACCTCGGAAGACTCCTCGATCATCTCGCCGATCACCCCGAGGACATCAGCCACCACCACCGAAATCGTGGGGTCTCGGCCACCACCCTGCGGCGCGACTGGGAGGCCGGCGGTCCCTTCGTGGTCCGTCTCGGCGTCAACTACGCCCCGGGGAGGGAAGCCGGTCTACTTCCCACGCCCGTGGGAGCGGAACACTCCGCCCACACCGACCCCAGCCTGGGGACCTTCTGGATGCACTGGCGGGACGGGCGGTGGGTGGCCTCGTCCTTCTCCGTCAATATGGACACCACCTACGGTCTCGATCCGAGGGACCGCGACGCATACGACGACGCGCTGGTGGCAACGCGCCGGTTCGTCCTGGACATGGTGCGCTACTACCAGGCCAACGCTCCCGGTTTCGAGGACGCATATCTGCTGAGGTTCGGGACGTTGCTAGGGGTCCGGGAAGGTCCACGAATCCTCGGCCGGTACCTGCTGACCGCAGACGACGTGGCCACCGCTTCCGACTTCCCCGACGCCGTAGGGCGGTGCGGGGTCCGGGTGGACATCCACCCCGAGGACCCGGGGGGGCGGGAGTTCCTCCTCACGGACGTGGGCGGGGACCGGGGCTGGTACCAGATCCCCTACCGGGTCCTGGTCGCCGCCGATGTCGACGGCGTGATGATGGCCGGACGCAACATCTCGGCCGACCATATCGCCCACGGATCGGCCCGCCACCAGGTCACCTGTATGATGATCGGCCAGGCAGCGGGGACCGCCGCCGCCATCGCCGCCCGGCAGGGGGCGCCGCCCCACCACATCGACATCTCGCTACTCCAGTCCACCTTGAGGCGTCAGGGAGCGATCATTTGAACGGTTTCGGCTACACATACAAGTGTCCCCGTGCTGGGTGACCTGAGCGGTTGCACCGCGGTCGTGACCGGCGCAGGCGGCGGCCTCGGTCGGGCGATGGCCCTCGCCCTGGCCGAGTACGGCGCCCGGGTAGCCGTGACCGACCTGCACGAGCACCGGGCCCGTGAGACCGCCGACCTCCTGCCCGGCGATCCGATGGCGCTCGATCTGGACGTCACCTCGCCCGAGTCCGTCTCGGCGGGCGCCAAGGCGGTTCTCGAGGCTTTCGGGCCACCGCACATACTGATCAACAACGCCGGGGTCGCATCCGCCACCATGGGACGGGAGGGCGCCCGAGACCGCGACGAGGACTGGACCGCGGTCCTCTTGGTCAACATCCAGGGCACGGTGCGCTGTTGCGAGGCTTTTGTGCCGGGGATGAAGGAGCAGCGACGCGGCAAGATCATCAACGTCGGCTCGATGGCCGGCCACGCGGGCCGCCGGATCGGAGGCGCCTACGCCACGAGCAAGGCCGCCATCCTCCGATATACGAAGGGCCTAGCCATGGAGGTAGCGCCCTTCGGGATCAACGTGAACGCGGTCTGCCCGGGTGCGGTCTGGACCCCCCTCCAGGAACGGGGCATCGCCTACCGCCAGAGCCAGGACCCCGAACTCGCCGCTCGGGACCCGTACGAAGTGTTCACCTCCAACTACGCAGAGACGATCCCGCTGGGAAGACCGCAGACCCCCGA is a genomic window of bacterium containing:
- a CDS encoding carbohydrate ABC transporter permease, translating into MPATDTERRTTASPAGSRDLSLYRRRAVRILIQVLLVVAALLALYPLIFMVSGSFKRVSELTSLPPTLIPRAFDPGGYEQLATTGFPRWFANSIFVTTLRVSLTILVSSMAAFAFAVYRFPFRRTLFIIVVGSLLLPFEVLYLPLLSLMIDLDWMNTYQALILPFVASGFSVFVIHQYMVSLPSELIQAARVDGASEWRIYWNVAMPLARPILGAISVILFIQTWNSFFWPLIVLQDTDLFVLPVGLTALLARVFHEQDMWTAVLAGSTLMTIPMVIVFLVMQRQLVAGLTEGFKA
- a CDS encoding phytanoyl-CoA dioxygenase family protein; its protein translation is MVVTGTTRKQTLDEVGYVVWKDLLDPPMDLLPLFDEYHALIEDVSARLEADGVIEDRHSDLPLGRRVVRLGVETRGDVFRYTDICLPGARTTVDTPIHLGPAVFGLLTNPRLLDAVERFIGPEILVHPVQHARMKPPQHLVPDELFFNTMISRTVWHQDQSVVHEAGDTTDILTVWIPLTVANVETGCVVVVPGSHRDDLILHCLDTQRTKGLHIPEERVPPGAIPVEMDPGDVLFMHRRTVHSSLPNLSDDLRWSFDLRYSPVGAPTGRDWAPSFVARSRSAPESVVIGPDEWRDRWLETRDRISREPPVSFRWDPDDIRCA
- a CDS encoding FAD-dependent oxidoreductase → MVGGGTAGFVAATAAARNGAETILVEYLPFLGGTHGGGAMVMGTIGFRPTGESSHRVDAAGQLMVGGIPLEYYDRMLAARATSGDPGDPSNAWPKDLEISKVVIEEMVTEAGADIWFMTQLVDVIVDDGAVVGALVTRGGGLVRVDTGIIIDASGDGVAAVQAGAGYEVGRPSDNKAEAATLYFEMAGIDLGRLLDHLADHPEDISHHHRNRGVSATTLRRDWEAGGPFVVRLGVNYAPGREAGLLPTPVGAEHSAHTDPSLGTFWMHWRDGRWVASSFSVNMDTTYGLDPRDRDAYDDALVATRRFVLDMVRYYQANAPGFEDAYLLRFGTLLGVREGPRILGRYLLTADDVATASDFPDAVGRCGVRVDIHPEDPGGREFLLTDVGGDRGWYQIPYRVLVAADVDGVMMAGRNISADHIAHGSARHQVTCMMIGQAAGTAAAIAARQGAPPHHIDISLLQSTLRRQGAII
- a CDS encoding SDR family NAD(P)-dependent oxidoreductase; amino-acid sequence: MLGDLSGCTAVVTGAGGGLGRAMALALAEYGARVAVTDLHEHRARETADLLPGDPMALDLDVTSPESVSAGAKAVLEAFGPPHILINNAGVASATMGREGARDRDEDWTAVLLVNIQGTVRCCEAFVPGMKEQRRGKIINVGSMAGHAGRRIGGAYATSKAAILRYTKGLAMEVAPFGINVNAVCPGAVWTPLQERGIAYRQSQDPELAARDPYEVFTSNYAETIPLGRPQTPEEVGAAVVFLASRAADSITGQCLHVDGGAILRD